In the genome of Apodemus sylvaticus chromosome 2, mApoSyl1.1, whole genome shotgun sequence, one region contains:
- the Kcnh2 gene encoding potassium voltage-gated channel subfamily H member 2 isoform X2: MAIPAGKESRTGALQPRAQKGRVRRAVRISSLVAQEVLSLGADVLPEYKLQAPRIHRWTILHYSPFKAVWDWLILLLVIYTAVFTPYSAAFLLKETEDGARAPDCGYACQPLAVVDLIVDIMFIVDILINFRTTYVNANEEVVSHPGRIAVHYFKGWFLIDMVAAIPFDLLIFGSGSEELIGLLKTARLLRLVRVARKLDRYSEYGAAVLFLLMCTFALIAHWLACIWYAIGNMEQPHMDSHIGWLHNLGDQIGKPYNSSGLGGPSIKDKYVTALYFTFSSLTSVGFGNVSPNTNSEKIFSICVMLIGSLMYASIFGNVSAIIQRLYSGTARYHTQMLRVREFIRFHQIPNPLRQRLEEYFQHAWSYTNGIDMNAVLKGFPECLQADICLHLNRSLLQHCKPFRGATKGCLRALAMKFKTTHAPPGDTLVHAGDLLTALYFISRGSIEILRGDVVVAILGKNDIFGEPLNLYARPGKSNGDVRALTYCDLHKIHRDDLLEVLDMYPEFSDHFWSSLEITFNLRDTNMIPGSPGSAELESGFNKQRKRKLSFRRRTDKDTEQPGEVSALGQGPARVGPGPSCRGQSGGPWGESPSSGPSSPESSEDEGPGRSSSPLRLVPFSSPRPPGDPPGGEPLTEDGEKSNDTCNPLSGAFSGVSNIFSFWGDSRGRQYQELPRCPAPAPSLLNIPLSSPGRRSRGDVESRLDALQRQLNRLETRISADMATVLQLLQRQMTLVPPAYSAVTTPGPGPTSTSPLLPVGPVPTLTLDSLSQVSQFVAFEELPAGAPELPQDGPTRRLSLPGQLGALTSQPLHRHGSDPGS; encoded by the exons ATGGCGATTCCAGCGGGGAAGGAGAGCAGGACAGGGGCTCTGCAGCCCAGGGCCCAGAAAGGCCGGGTGAGGCGGGCGGTGCGCATCTCCAGCCTGGTGGCCCAGGAG GTCCTGTCCTTGGGAGCAGACGTGCTGCCTGAGTATAAGCTGCAGGCTCCCAGAATCCACCGCTGGACCATCCTGCACTACAGCCCCTTCAAGGCAGTGTGGGATTGGCTCATTCTGCTTCTGGTCATCTACACAGCAGTCTTCACACCATACTCGGCTGCCTTCCTGCTGAAGGAGACTGAGGATGGGGCCCGAGCCCCTGACTGCGGCTATGCCTGCCAGCCTCTGGCTGTAGTGGACCTCATCGTGGACATCATGTTCATTGTGGACATCCTCATCAATTTCCGGACCACCTACGTTAACGCTAACGAGGAGGTGGTCAGCCATCCTGGCCGCATCGCTGTGCATTACTTCAAGGGCTGGTTCCTCATTGACATGGTGGCCGCCATCCCCTTCGACCTGCTCATCTTTGGCTCCGGCTCTGAGGAG CTGATCGGGCTGCTGAAGACTGCGAGGCTGCTGCGGCTGGTGCGTGTGGCTCGGAAGCTGGACCGCTACTCGGAGTACGGGGCCGCGGTGCTCTTCCTGCTCATGTGCACCTTCGCGCTCATAGCGCACTGGCTGGCCTGCATCTGGTACGCCATTGGCAACATGGAACAGCCCCACATGGACTCACACATCGGCTGGCTGCACAACTTGGGCGACCAGATCGGCAAGCCCTACAACAGCAGCGGCCTGGGAGGCCCCTCCATCAAGGACAAGTATGTCACAGCACTCTACTTCACCTTCAGCAGCCTCACCAGCGTGGGCTTTGGCAATGTCTCTCCAAACACCAACTCAGAGAAGATCTTCTCCATCTGTGTTATGCTCATTGGCT ccctcatGTATGCCAGCATCTTCGGCAACGTGTCCGCCATCATCCAGCGGCTGTACTCGGGCACGGCCCGCTACCACACACAGATGCTCCGGGTGCGGGAGTTTATCCGCTTCCACCAGATTCCCAACCCGCTACGGCAGCGCCTCGAGGAGTACTTCCAGCACGCTTGGTCCTACACCAACGGTATCGACATGAACGCG GTGCTGAAGGGCTTCCCTGAGTGCCTGCAGGCTGATATCTGCCTGCATCTGAACCGCTCGCTGCTGCAGCATTGCAAGCCGTTCCGAGGGGCCACGAAAGGCTGCCTGAGGGCCCTGGCCATGAAGTTCAAGACTACACATGCACCACCAGGGGACACACTGGTGCACGCTGGGGACCTGCTTACTGCCCTCTACTTCATCTCCAGGGGCTCCATCGAGATCCTGCGGGGTGATGTCGTGGTGGCCATCTTGG GGAAGAATGACATCTTTGgagagcctctgaacctgtatgcTCGTCCTGGAAAGTCCAATGGGGATGTGAGGGCCCTCACCTACTGTGACCTGCACAAGATCCATCGTGACGATCTGCTGGAGGTGCTGGACATGTACCCTGAGTTCTCAGACCACTTCTGGTCTAGCCTGGAGATTACCTTCAACCTTCGCGAT ACCAACATGATTCCTGGCTCCCCGGGCAGCGCAGAATTAGAGAGCGGTTTTAACAAGCAACGCAAGCGCAAACTGTCCTTCCGCAGGCGTACTGACAAGG ACACAGAGCAGCCAGGGGAGGTCTCAGCCCTGGGGCAAGGCCCTGCCCGGGTTGGGCCAGGGCCGAGTTGCCGGGGACAGTCGGGAGGGCCATGGGGGGAGAGCCCATCGAGCGGCCCTTCCAGCCCAGAGAGCAGTGAGGACGAGGGCCCGGGTCGCAGCTCCAGCCCCCTCCGCCTGGTGcccttctccagccccaggcctCCCGGAGACCCCCCAGGGGGGGAGCCTTTGACAGAGGATGGGGAGAAAAGTAATGACACCTGTAATCCCTTGTCAG GTGCCTTCTCTGGGGTGTCCAATATTTTCAGCTTCTGGGGGGACAGTCGGGGGCGCCAGTACCAGGAGCTGCCTCGATGCCCTGCCCCGGCCCCCAGCCTCCTCAACATCCCCTTGTCTAGCCCTGGTCGGCGGTCCCGGGGCGACGTGGAGAGCAGGCTGGATGCACTCCAGAGACAGCTGAACAG GCTGGAGACCCGGATAAGTGCAGACATGGCCACTGTCCTACAGCTGCTCCAGAGGCAAATGACCCTGGTCCCTCCTGCCTACAGTGCTGTGACCACCCCTGGGCCCGGCCCCACTTCCACATCCCCGTTGTTGCCTGTCGGCCctgtccccaccctcaccctggaCTCGCTTTCTCAG GTTTCCCAGTTCGTGGCGTTTGAGGAGCTTCCTGCAGGAGCCCCAGAGCTCCCCCAAGATGGCCCCACTCGCCGCCTCTCCCTGCCCGGCCAGCTGGGAGCCCTCACCTCCCAGCCCCTGCACAGACATGGCTCAGATCCAGGCAGTTAG
- the Kcnh2 gene encoding potassium voltage-gated channel subfamily H member 2 isoform X1 — MPVRRGHVAPQNTFLDTIIRKFEGQSRKFIIANARVENCAVIYCNDGFCELCGYSRAEVMQRPCTCDFLHGPRTQRRAAAQIAQALLGAEERKVEIAFYRKDGSCFLCLVDVVPVKNEDGAVIMFILNFEVVMEKDMVGSPAHDTNHRGPSTGWLASGRAKTFRLKLPALLALTARESSVRTGSMGSAGAPGAVVVDVDLTPAAPSSESLALDEVSAMDNHVAGLGPAEERRALVGPGSASPVASIRGPHPSPRAQSLNPDASGSSCSLARTRSRESCASVRRASSADDIEAMRAGALPPPPRHASTGAMHPLRSGLLNSTSDSDLVRYRTISKIPQITLNFVDLKGDPFLASPTSDREIIAPKIKERTHNVTEKVTQVLSLGADVLPEYKLQAPRIHRWTILHYSPFKAVWDWLILLLVIYTAVFTPYSAAFLLKETEDGARAPDCGYACQPLAVVDLIVDIMFIVDILINFRTTYVNANEEVVSHPGRIAVHYFKGWFLIDMVAAIPFDLLIFGSGSEELIGLLKTARLLRLVRVARKLDRYSEYGAAVLFLLMCTFALIAHWLACIWYAIGNMEQPHMDSHIGWLHNLGDQIGKPYNSSGLGGPSIKDKYVTALYFTFSSLTSVGFGNVSPNTNSEKIFSICVMLIGSLMYASIFGNVSAIIQRLYSGTARYHTQMLRVREFIRFHQIPNPLRQRLEEYFQHAWSYTNGIDMNAVLKGFPECLQADICLHLNRSLLQHCKPFRGATKGCLRALAMKFKTTHAPPGDTLVHAGDLLTALYFISRGSIEILRGDVVVAILGKNDIFGEPLNLYARPGKSNGDVRALTYCDLHKIHRDDLLEVLDMYPEFSDHFWSSLEITFNLRDTNMIPGSPGSAELESGFNKQRKRKLSFRRRTDKDTEQPGEVSALGQGPARVGPGPSCRGQSGGPWGESPSSGPSSPESSEDEGPGRSSSPLRLVPFSSPRPPGDPPGGEPLTEDGEKSNDTCNPLSGAFSGVSNIFSFWGDSRGRQYQELPRCPAPAPSLLNIPLSSPGRRSRGDVESRLDALQRQLNRLETRISADMATVLQLLQRQMTLVPPAYSAVTTPGPGPTSTSPLLPVGPVPTLTLDSLSQVSQFVAFEELPAGAPELPQDGPTRRLSLPGQLGALTSQPLHRHGSDPGS; from the exons GGAGCTGCTTCCTGTGTCTGGTGGATGTGGTACCCGTGAAGAATGAGGATGGGGCTGTCATCATGTTCATCCTCAACTTTGAAGTAGTGATGGAGAAGGACATGGTAGGGTCCCCGGCTCATGACaccaaccacaggggtccctctACCGGCTGGCTAGCTTCTG GCCGGGCCAAGACCTTCCGCCTGAAGCTGCCTGCCTTGTTGGCACTGACTGCCAGGGAATCATCTGTGCGGACAGGAAGCATGGGCAGTGCTGGAGCCCCCGGGGCAGTGGTGGTAGATGTGGACTTGACGCCGGCAGCACCCAGCAGTGAGTCCCTGGCCTTGGATGAGGTTTCTGCCATGGACAACCATGTGGCAGGGCTTGGGCCTGCAGAAGAGAGACGTGCACTGGTGGGCCCAGGGTCTGCTTCACCAGTAGCCAGCATCCGAGGGCCTCACCCATCGCCGCGAGCTCAGAGCCTTAACCCTGATGCCTCGGGTTCCAGCTGTAGCCTGGCCCGGACACGCTCCCGTGAGAGCTGCGCTAGCGTGCGCCGGGCATCTTCCGCGGATGACATCGAGGCAATGCGGGCCGGGGCGCTGCCCCCTCCGCCCCGACACGCTAGCACAG GGGCCATGCACCCCCTGCGCAGCGGCCTGCTTAACTCCACCTCAGACTCTGACCTTGTGCGCTACCGAACCATTAGCAAGATACCCCAAATCACGCTCAACTTTGTGGACCTCAAAGGCGACCCTTTCCTGGCCTCACCCACCAGTGACCGGGAAATTATAGCGCCCAAGATAAAAGAGCGGACCCACAATGTCACGGAGAAGGTCACCCAG GTCCTGTCCTTGGGAGCAGACGTGCTGCCTGAGTATAAGCTGCAGGCTCCCAGAATCCACCGCTGGACCATCCTGCACTACAGCCCCTTCAAGGCAGTGTGGGATTGGCTCATTCTGCTTCTGGTCATCTACACAGCAGTCTTCACACCATACTCGGCTGCCTTCCTGCTGAAGGAGACTGAGGATGGGGCCCGAGCCCCTGACTGCGGCTATGCCTGCCAGCCTCTGGCTGTAGTGGACCTCATCGTGGACATCATGTTCATTGTGGACATCCTCATCAATTTCCGGACCACCTACGTTAACGCTAACGAGGAGGTGGTCAGCCATCCTGGCCGCATCGCTGTGCATTACTTCAAGGGCTGGTTCCTCATTGACATGGTGGCCGCCATCCCCTTCGACCTGCTCATCTTTGGCTCCGGCTCTGAGGAG CTGATCGGGCTGCTGAAGACTGCGAGGCTGCTGCGGCTGGTGCGTGTGGCTCGGAAGCTGGACCGCTACTCGGAGTACGGGGCCGCGGTGCTCTTCCTGCTCATGTGCACCTTCGCGCTCATAGCGCACTGGCTGGCCTGCATCTGGTACGCCATTGGCAACATGGAACAGCCCCACATGGACTCACACATCGGCTGGCTGCACAACTTGGGCGACCAGATCGGCAAGCCCTACAACAGCAGCGGCCTGGGAGGCCCCTCCATCAAGGACAAGTATGTCACAGCACTCTACTTCACCTTCAGCAGCCTCACCAGCGTGGGCTTTGGCAATGTCTCTCCAAACACCAACTCAGAGAAGATCTTCTCCATCTGTGTTATGCTCATTGGCT ccctcatGTATGCCAGCATCTTCGGCAACGTGTCCGCCATCATCCAGCGGCTGTACTCGGGCACGGCCCGCTACCACACACAGATGCTCCGGGTGCGGGAGTTTATCCGCTTCCACCAGATTCCCAACCCGCTACGGCAGCGCCTCGAGGAGTACTTCCAGCACGCTTGGTCCTACACCAACGGTATCGACATGAACGCG GTGCTGAAGGGCTTCCCTGAGTGCCTGCAGGCTGATATCTGCCTGCATCTGAACCGCTCGCTGCTGCAGCATTGCAAGCCGTTCCGAGGGGCCACGAAAGGCTGCCTGAGGGCCCTGGCCATGAAGTTCAAGACTACACATGCACCACCAGGGGACACACTGGTGCACGCTGGGGACCTGCTTACTGCCCTCTACTTCATCTCCAGGGGCTCCATCGAGATCCTGCGGGGTGATGTCGTGGTGGCCATCTTGG GGAAGAATGACATCTTTGgagagcctctgaacctgtatgcTCGTCCTGGAAAGTCCAATGGGGATGTGAGGGCCCTCACCTACTGTGACCTGCACAAGATCCATCGTGACGATCTGCTGGAGGTGCTGGACATGTACCCTGAGTTCTCAGACCACTTCTGGTCTAGCCTGGAGATTACCTTCAACCTTCGCGAT ACCAACATGATTCCTGGCTCCCCGGGCAGCGCAGAATTAGAGAGCGGTTTTAACAAGCAACGCAAGCGCAAACTGTCCTTCCGCAGGCGTACTGACAAGG ACACAGAGCAGCCAGGGGAGGTCTCAGCCCTGGGGCAAGGCCCTGCCCGGGTTGGGCCAGGGCCGAGTTGCCGGGGACAGTCGGGAGGGCCATGGGGGGAGAGCCCATCGAGCGGCCCTTCCAGCCCAGAGAGCAGTGAGGACGAGGGCCCGGGTCGCAGCTCCAGCCCCCTCCGCCTGGTGcccttctccagccccaggcctCCCGGAGACCCCCCAGGGGGGGAGCCTTTGACAGAGGATGGGGAGAAAAGTAATGACACCTGTAATCCCTTGTCAG GTGCCTTCTCTGGGGTGTCCAATATTTTCAGCTTCTGGGGGGACAGTCGGGGGCGCCAGTACCAGGAGCTGCCTCGATGCCCTGCCCCGGCCCCCAGCCTCCTCAACATCCCCTTGTCTAGCCCTGGTCGGCGGTCCCGGGGCGACGTGGAGAGCAGGCTGGATGCACTCCAGAGACAGCTGAACAG GCTGGAGACCCGGATAAGTGCAGACATGGCCACTGTCCTACAGCTGCTCCAGAGGCAAATGACCCTGGTCCCTCCTGCCTACAGTGCTGTGACCACCCCTGGGCCCGGCCCCACTTCCACATCCCCGTTGTTGCCTGTCGGCCctgtccccaccctcaccctggaCTCGCTTTCTCAG GTTTCCCAGTTCGTGGCGTTTGAGGAGCTTCCTGCAGGAGCCCCAGAGCTCCCCCAAGATGGCCCCACTCGCCGCCTCTCCCTGCCCGGCCAGCTGGGAGCCCTCACCTCCCAGCCCCTGCACAGACATGGCTCAGATCCAGGCAGTTAG